In Epinephelus moara isolate mb chromosome 9, YSFRI_EMoa_1.0, whole genome shotgun sequence, a genomic segment contains:
- the LOC126395417 gene encoding protein AMBP-like isoform X1, giving the protein MQRAVILVCLVVMGSAWIGQAVPVLPDPLILTQENFDLGRFMGRWYEVAVVSTCPHFMQRKRGNPVIVALELQHVDSEGNFTMTATSFRNGTCKQTSTNYALTNTPGRFFHHVARFGVDVDSFVVHSSYDEYAMMLILSTEKASGNKTIIVKLYSRTMSVRAAVLEDFKTLVRQHGVSDDTIIMNQNKGECVPDEQVTKAITTQPQSSDPKRRKRNSVLPMVPAQEEDAGNVWPGWTDHVE; this is encoded by the exons ATGCAGAGAGCCGTGATTCTGGTGTGTCTGGTGGTCATGGGGTCGGCCTGGATTGGGCAAGCGGTCCCAGTGCTCCCAGACCCTCTTATTCTCACACAGGAGAACTTTGATCTGGGCCGG TTCATGGGCAGGTGGTATGAGGTAGCTGTGGTGTCTACTTGCCCTCACTTCATGCAGCGCAAGAGGGGAAACCCTGTCATTGTCGCACTGGAGCTGCAACATGTTGACTCTGAAGGCAACTTCACAATGACAGCCACTAGTTTCAG GAATGGCACATGTAAGCAGACGTCCACAAATTACGCTTTGACCAACACTCCAGGACGATTCTTCCACCATGTTGCAA GGTTCGGAGTGGACGTTGATTCCTTTGTGGTTCACTCCAGCTATGATGAGTACGCAATGATGCTGATACTGAGCACAGAGAAAGCATCAGGAAATAAAACCATCATAGTCAAGCTTTATA GTCGAACTATGAGTGTGAGAGCAGCTGTGTTGGAGGACTTCAAAACTCTGGTCAGACAACATGGAGTGAGTGATGACACCATCATCATGAATCAGAATAAAG GTGAGTGTGTTCCAGATGAGCAGGTGACAAAGGCCATCACGACTCAGCCTCAG AGTTCTGATCccaagaggaggaaaagaaattCGGTGCTACCTATGGTTCCTGCACAGGAGGAGGACGCTGGCAACGTTTGGCCAG GGTGGACAGATCATGTGGAATAA
- the LOC126395417 gene encoding protein AMBP-like isoform X2 yields the protein MQRAVILVCLVVMGSAWIGQAVPVLPDPLILTQENFDLGRFMGRWYEVAVVSTCPHFMQRKRGNPVIVALELQHVDSEGNFTMTATSFRNGTCKQTSTNYALTNTPGRFFHHVARFGVDVDSFVVHSSYDEYAMMLILSTEKASGNKTIIVKLYSRTMSVRAAVLEDFKTLVRQHGVSDDTIIMNQNKGECVPDEQVTKAITTQPQSSDPKRRKRNSVLPMVPAQEEDAGNVWPDSVE from the exons ATGCAGAGAGCCGTGATTCTGGTGTGTCTGGTGGTCATGGGGTCGGCCTGGATTGGGCAAGCGGTCCCAGTGCTCCCAGACCCTCTTATTCTCACACAGGAGAACTTTGATCTGGGCCGG TTCATGGGCAGGTGGTATGAGGTAGCTGTGGTGTCTACTTGCCCTCACTTCATGCAGCGCAAGAGGGGAAACCCTGTCATTGTCGCACTGGAGCTGCAACATGTTGACTCTGAAGGCAACTTCACAATGACAGCCACTAGTTTCAG GAATGGCACATGTAAGCAGACGTCCACAAATTACGCTTTGACCAACACTCCAGGACGATTCTTCCACCATGTTGCAA GGTTCGGAGTGGACGTTGATTCCTTTGTGGTTCACTCCAGCTATGATGAGTACGCAATGATGCTGATACTGAGCACAGAGAAAGCATCAGGAAATAAAACCATCATAGTCAAGCTTTATA GTCGAACTATGAGTGTGAGAGCAGCTGTGTTGGAGGACTTCAAAACTCTGGTCAGACAACATGGAGTGAGTGATGACACCATCATCATGAATCAGAATAAAG GTGAGTGTGTTCCAGATGAGCAGGTGACAAAGGCCATCACGACTCAGCCTCAG AGTTCTGATCccaagaggaggaaaagaaattCGGTGCTACCTATGGTTCCTGCACAGGAGGAGGACGCTGGCAACGTTTGGCCAG ACAGTGTGGAGTGA
- the ptgdsa gene encoding prostaglandin D2 synthase a: MRTTGVAVVMVMLCGMMVDADVKPQRDFNLQEFTGRWYRVGLAYDSPGFAPYRDKLKASMGIVTALPNGNVNLTMWDATPLGCQMKVYHYEKTNVPGQFTYFSTRHNMVKDITVVDTNYTSYALVVKHKVFHREYTQVALYGRSQTVRTDVIQKFKVFALHQGFPRESILTPPPAENCPASRSG, encoded by the exons ATGAGGACCACTGGGGTCGCCGTTGTCATGGTGATGTTGTGCGGGATGATGGTGGACGCAGATGTGAAGCCGCAGAGAGATTTCAACCTGCAGGAG ttCACAGGGAGATGGTACCGGGTGGGCCTGGCCTATGACTCTCCGGGTTTTGCCCCCTACAGAGACAAACTGAAGGCCTCCATGGGCATCGTCACAGCTCTGCCAAACGGAAACGTTAACCTCACAATGTGGGATGCCAC ACCATTAGGTTGTCAGATGAAGGTGTATCACTATGAGAAGACCAACGTACCTGGACAGTTCACCTACTTCAGCACAC gCCACAACATGGTGAAGGACATCACCGTGGTGGATACAAACTACACTAGCTACGCTCTGGTGGTCAAACACAAGGTTTTTCACAGAGAGTACACACAGGTGGCACTTTacg GTCGCTCTCAAACGGTCAGAACTGATGTAATTCAGAAGTTTAAAGTCTTCGCTTTACACCAGGGTTTCCCCAGAGAGTCTATCTTGACTCCACCTCCAGCAG AAAATTGCCCAGCATCAAGATCTGGTTAG